The Amycolatopsis viridis genome window below encodes:
- the ftsH gene encoding ATP-dependent zinc metalloprotease FtsH: MDRKRLLRNPLLWIVAVVLIFLLVNTLTDSDRGYTQAPTSQAIAQIDANNVKEANLEDKEQQLKLTLNNKIDVDGQQVDQIIAPFPSDASDLIYSKLIDKKNIKFTTTVTQQGFFTQILYYIIPLGLLLLLLMWMMNNAQGGGNRVLNFGKSKAKQLNKDMPKTTFADVAGADEAVEELYEIKDFLQNPARYQALGAKIPKGVLLYGPPGTGKTLLARAVAGEAGVPFYTISGSDFVEMFVGVGASRVRDLFEQAKQNAPCIIFVDEIDAVGRQRGAGLGGGHDEREQTLNQLLVEMDGFDSRGGIILIAATNRPDILDPALLRPGRFDRQIPVSAPDLAGRRAILEVHSKGKPLAQGVDLNSLAKRTVGMSGADLANVINEAALLTARQNGHVITDAALEESVDRVVGGPARKSRIISEQEKKITAYHEGGHALAAWAMPDLEPVYKLTILPRGRTGGHALVVPEDDKQLMTRSEMIARLVFAMGGRTAEELVFHEPTTGASGDIEQATKIAKAMVMEYGMSARLGAVKYGQDQGDPFLGRSAGRQPDYSLEVAHEIDEEVRKLIETAHTEAWEVLNTYRDVLDDLVLELLEKETLTRKDLERIFATVEKRPHITVFNEFGERTPSDKPPIKTPGELAMERGEPWPPPEKKPAPRPVPTPVGTAPGGGDLPGGPPYHQPQPPSNPYAPPSPGGNYPPSNGGRPYGPNGTGQWPQPNGGNQAGPPNYGAPPGWTPATQPGGQGPWRPNQGEQPRQGDGFGGSEEGQGQHRRHPDEQDGQDRQ, translated from the coding sequence ATGGACCGGAAGCGCCTGCTCAGGAACCCGCTGCTGTGGATCGTCGCGGTTGTGTTGATCTTCCTCTTGGTCAACACCCTCACCGACAGCGACCGCGGTTACACCCAGGCACCCACTTCACAGGCGATCGCGCAGATCGACGCGAACAACGTGAAGGAAGCCAACCTGGAGGACAAGGAGCAGCAGCTCAAGCTGACGCTCAACAACAAGATCGATGTCGACGGCCAGCAGGTCGATCAGATCATCGCACCGTTCCCCTCGGACGCCAGTGACCTGATCTACTCGAAGCTGATCGACAAGAAGAACATCAAGTTCACCACCACGGTGACGCAGCAGGGCTTCTTCACGCAGATCCTGTACTACATCATCCCGCTGGGCCTGCTGCTCCTGCTGCTCATGTGGATGATGAACAACGCCCAGGGCGGCGGGAACCGCGTCCTGAACTTCGGCAAGTCCAAGGCCAAGCAGCTGAACAAGGACATGCCGAAGACGACCTTCGCCGACGTCGCGGGGGCGGACGAGGCGGTCGAAGAGCTCTACGAGATCAAGGACTTCCTGCAGAACCCGGCCCGTTACCAGGCACTGGGCGCGAAGATCCCGAAGGGCGTGCTGCTGTACGGCCCGCCCGGCACCGGTAAGACGCTGCTCGCGCGCGCGGTCGCCGGTGAGGCCGGCGTGCCGTTCTACACGATCTCCGGTTCGGACTTCGTCGAGATGTTCGTCGGTGTCGGTGCCTCCCGGGTGCGCGACCTGTTCGAGCAGGCCAAGCAGAACGCCCCGTGCATCATCTTCGTCGACGAGATCGACGCGGTCGGCCGCCAGCGCGGCGCCGGCCTCGGCGGTGGTCACGACGAGCGCGAGCAGACGCTGAACCAGCTGCTCGTCGAGATGGACGGCTTCGACTCGCGCGGCGGCATCATCCTGATCGCGGCGACCAACCGGCCGGACATCCTGGACCCGGCGCTGCTGCGCCCGGGCCGGTTCGACCGGCAGATCCCGGTGTCCGCGCCGGACCTGGCCGGCCGCCGCGCCATCCTCGAGGTGCACTCGAAGGGCAAGCCGCTGGCCCAGGGCGTCGACCTCAACTCGCTGGCCAAGCGCACCGTGGGCATGTCCGGCGCCGACCTGGCCAACGTCATCAACGAGGCCGCGCTGCTCACCGCCCGGCAGAACGGGCACGTGATCACCGACGCTGCGCTCGAGGAGTCGGTCGACCGGGTGGTCGGCGGCCCGGCCCGCAAGAGCCGGATCATCTCCGAGCAGGAGAAGAAGATCACCGCCTACCACGAGGGCGGGCACGCGCTCGCGGCGTGGGCGATGCCGGACCTGGAGCCGGTCTACAAGCTCACGATCCTGCCGCGTGGCCGCACCGGCGGGCACGCGCTGGTCGTCCCCGAGGACGACAAGCAGTTGATGACCCGCTCGGAGATGATCGCCCGGCTGGTGTTCGCGATGGGTGGCCGCACCGCGGAGGAGCTGGTCTTCCACGAGCCCACCACCGGTGCGTCGGGCGACATCGAGCAGGCGACCAAGATCGCCAAGGCGATGGTCATGGAGTACGGCATGAGCGCCCGCCTGGGTGCCGTGAAGTACGGCCAGGACCAGGGTGACCCGTTCCTGGGTCGCTCCGCGGGCCGCCAGCCGGACTACTCGCTCGAGGTCGCGCACGAGATCGACGAAGAGGTGCGCAAGCTCATCGAGACCGCGCACACCGAGGCGTGGGAGGTGCTCAACACCTACCGCGACGTGCTCGACGACCTGGTGCTGGAGCTCCTGGAGAAGGAAACGCTCACCCGCAAGGACCTGGAGCGGATCTTCGCGACGGTCGAGAAGCGGCCGCACATCACCGTGTTCAACGAGTTCGGTGAGCGCACCCCGTCGGACAAGCCGCCGATCAAGACGCCCGGTGAGCTGGCCATGGAGCGCGGCGAGCCGTGGCCGCCACCGGAGAAGAAGCCGGCGCCGCGTCCGGTGCCGACCCCCGTCGGGACCGCCCCGGGCGGCGGTGACCTGCCGGGCGGGCCGCCGTACCACCAGCCGCAACCACCGTCGAACCCGTACGCGCCCCCGTCGCCGGGCGGCAACTACCCGCCGTCCAACGGCGGGCGCCCGTACGGCCCGAACGGCACCGGTCAGTGGCCGCAGCCCAACGGCGGCAACCAGGCCGGCCCGCCGAACTACGGTGCGCCTCCGGGGTGGACCCCGGCGACGCAGCCCGGTGGGCAGGGGCCGTGGCGCCCGAACCAGGGCGAGCAGCCACGACAGGGTGACGGGTTCGGCGGCTCCGAGGAGGGGCAGGGCCAGCACCGGCGTCACCCCGACGAGCAGGACGGTCAAGATCGACAGTGA
- the folE gene encoding GTP cyclohydrolase I FolE — translation MPEEGPVFDQARAEKAVRELLEAVGENPDREGLRDTPARVARAYQEMFAGLYTDPAAVLERTFDESHEELVLVTDIPMYSTCEHHLVPFHGVAHVGYIPNSQGKVTGLSKLARLVDLYAKRPQVQERLTSQIADALVRKLEPRGVIVVVEAEHLCMSMRGIRKPGARTTTSAVRGMLQTSARSRAEALDLIKGRR, via the coding sequence ATGCCCGAGGAGGGTCCGGTCTTCGACCAGGCGCGTGCCGAAAAGGCGGTGCGTGAGCTGCTGGAGGCCGTGGGCGAGAACCCGGACCGGGAGGGTCTGCGTGACACCCCGGCCCGGGTCGCTCGCGCCTACCAGGAGATGTTCGCGGGGCTCTACACCGATCCGGCGGCGGTCCTGGAACGCACCTTCGACGAGTCGCACGAAGAGCTCGTGCTGGTCACCGACATCCCGATGTACAGCACCTGCGAGCACCACCTCGTGCCGTTCCACGGGGTGGCGCACGTCGGGTACATCCCGAACAGCCAGGGCAAGGTCACCGGCCTGTCGAAGCTGGCGCGGCTGGTCGACCTCTACGCGAAGCGCCCGCAGGTGCAGGAGCGGCTCACGTCGCAGATCGCGGACGCGCTGGTGCGCAAGCTGGAGCCGCGTGGCGTGATCGTCGTGGTCGAAGCCGAGCACCTGTGCATGTCGATGCGTGGCATCCGCAAGCCGGGAGCCCGCACGACGACGTCCGCGGTGCGCGGCATGCTGCAGACGTCCGCGAGGTCCCGGGCGGAGGCGCTGGACCTCATCAAGGGCCGTCGATGA
- the folP gene encoding dihydropteroate synthase has product MTTGAPDRCLVMGVLNVTPDSFSDGGRYLDLDAALAHAHEMWERGADVIDVGGESTRPGSSRVDPETEIARVLPVVRALAADGLRLSVDTTRAAVAEAALDAGARIINDVSGGLADPDMAKVAATSQVPWVLMHWRGHSKDMNALATYTDVVSEVRDELRARVDAALAAGVSPEKIILDPGLGFAKRGEHDWALLNRLDVFLDMGFPVLVGASRKRFLGSLLAVDGVPRPPDGREDATAAVSAIAAVKGAWGVRVHNVGASLDAVAVAAAWRRGHA; this is encoded by the coding sequence ATGACCACCGGGGCGCCGGACCGTTGTCTGGTGATGGGCGTCCTGAACGTCACGCCGGACTCGTTCTCCGACGGCGGCCGGTACCTGGATCTGGACGCGGCGCTGGCTCACGCGCACGAGATGTGGGAGCGCGGCGCGGACGTCATCGACGTGGGCGGCGAGTCGACCCGGCCCGGATCCTCCCGGGTGGATCCGGAGACCGAGATCGCCCGCGTGCTGCCCGTGGTGCGCGCGCTGGCGGCGGACGGCCTCCGGTTGTCGGTCGACACCACGCGTGCGGCGGTCGCCGAGGCGGCGCTGGACGCGGGTGCCCGGATCATCAACGACGTGTCGGGTGGGCTGGCCGACCCGGACATGGCGAAGGTGGCTGCGACCAGCCAGGTGCCCTGGGTGCTGATGCACTGGCGCGGGCACAGCAAGGACATGAACGCGCTGGCGACGTACACCGACGTGGTGTCGGAGGTCCGGGACGAGCTGCGTGCCCGGGTCGACGCTGCGCTGGCCGCCGGGGTTTCGCCGGAGAAGATCATCCTCGATCCGGGGCTGGGGTTCGCCAAACGCGGTGAGCACGACTGGGCGTTGCTGAACCGGCTGGACGTGTTCCTGGACATGGGTTTCCCGGTGCTGGTGGGGGCGTCGCGCAAGCGGTTCCTGGGCAGCCTGCTGGCTGTCGACGGGGTGCCGCGCCCGCCGGACGGGCGGGAGGACGCGACGGCGGCGGTGTCGGCGATCGCGGCGGTCAAGGGTGCGTGGGGGGTACGGGTGCACAACGTGGGTGCGTCGCTGGACGCGGTCGCGGTGGCTGCGGCGTGGCGGCGTGGGCATGCCTGA
- the folB gene encoding dihydroneopterin aldolase — translation MPDRITLTGLRVFGRHGVFEHEKRDGQEFVVDIVAWLDLAPAAATDDLTQTLHYGELAQLAADIVGGEPYDLIESVAGRIADEVLKEDSRLSAVEVTVHKPSAPIPLSFDDVAVTVHRERG, via the coding sequence ATGCCTGACCGGATCACGCTCACCGGGCTGCGGGTGTTCGGCCGGCACGGGGTGTTCGAGCACGAGAAGCGGGACGGGCAGGAGTTCGTCGTCGACATCGTCGCGTGGCTCGATCTCGCCCCGGCCGCGGCGACGGACGATCTGACGCAGACGCTGCACTACGGTGAGCTGGCGCAGCTGGCGGCGGACATCGTCGGCGGCGAGCCCTACGACCTGATCGAGAGCGTGGCCGGGCGCATCGCGGACGAGGTGCTGAAAGAGGATTCGCGTCTGTCGGCGGTGGAGGTGACGGTGCACAAGCCGTCCGCGCCGATCCCGCTGAGTTTCGATGACGTGGCGGTCACCGTGCACCGGGAGCGTGGGTGA